CAACCCTACATTCTAATCACTAAACCACATTCTACCCACATACAGTCATGCTCCCACTGAGTGTAAAAGCCAACCCACGTTCCCCACGGCAGGAATACACCAAAAGCTCACTTACATCCTGGTCGTAGCGCTTCCGGATTTCGGGGTGTGTCTGTTCTATCAGGCAGTCAACAAAACAAGTCTGGAAAATATcagacagcaagaaaaaggagGTGACTATGTTCAGACAGAGAAATACAAGCACAATCCCATCCCTGCAGTAGCAGTACACAGAAAGCTGGGCATGCTGTTATTTCCCCATggctgaaagaaaaccacatggttttctttcataaaaacCGTTGTGAAgggccacggagctgctgcgagggctggagcagctctgctctggagccaggctgagagagctgggctggggcagcctggagaagagaaggctcctgaaggggacaccttagagcagctccagtgcctaaaggggctccaggaaacctggagaggggctttggacaagggatgtagggacaggacaagaagaatggctttaacctgccagaggggagattgagatatgctcttaggcagaagttgttccctgtgagggtgctgagatgctggcacagggtgcccagagaagctgtggctgccccatccctggcagtgttcgaggccaggttggacacaggggcttggagcaacctgctctagtggaaggtgtccaggcccgtggcagggggttggaactggaggagctttaagctcccttccaacacaaaccattccatgattctattaAAACCTAGAAATAACTGCCTTAGCAAGAGGAGCAGACAGagactgctgctgcagggagtgAGGGGTCTAGAGCAATGGTTAAAGTAAGGAACACAGGGATCGTTGCTGCCACCCCACATAGGCTGGATGTCCACACTACCTTGCCATGGTGAAGATGCCCACACAGAGTCACGTTTCGAATTAGCTCCGAGTTGTCCATCAGATCTGCCAGGAAACTGaaggaacaaaacacaaaagactGTTGGAAGCTTCTGCTGCGTCTAAGAAAAGTAGGTGCCATTTCAGCTACACTTTCTATCCAAGGTCCCCCCTGAATCCTCTCCAAACTTTCCTTCTGCCAGTGCCCTGCGGAGGAAGAATCCCACTTTCCAGATGGGGAGGACAAGAAAGTTGGAGTCCTAGACAGATGGCAGTGGGTGGGAGGATATAGAGCTGGTAAAACTGCCAGCAATGGAATATTATtgagtatttttctcttcttcttgtCAGTATTGGAGCAAAAGTCACATCCATGTACTCGGATGATGAAATACTTCCACTCAAATAGTGGCAGGCCATCAAGTAAATCACAGAGCTGGGTAACAAGCACCCCAGGGAGTTTTACAAGGCAACCACAGGGCTCTATGGACTATTAGTTCTGATTTTCAGCTCTTAAAACAGTGATGTTCTCAGGGACTCGACGAAACAGTAACAGGATTTAAACCTCTTTAGAATCAGTAACGATGGGCCAGTCACTTGTTTGGATCCTGTCCAACATATAATTGAGATCCTAAATTCCCAACTCCCctaaaaaataactgaaagctACAAAACACAGATCCAGTGCTATGGGTCTGCAGGGAATAAAGTGCTGTCaaataatctcattttacaAAGATTTAATTATCACTGATGTGGTCGACTTTTTAATGTGCAATATTTGGATTAAGAgctaaaaaatacaaagatcAATAATAATACAGACTAAAAGCTTGCTTATTGGTCTGAAAATAAGGCTAAATGGGCAATCAATACCAAGCTTGCAGGTTTCTGGCTAAGTCCCACAAGGAATTTCTCTTGGCACCATCCTAACCATTTATATCAACaaacaggaagaagaggaatTCATTACGGATGGAATGAGCCGAGGACACAGGGATCAGGAAAAGGGTGGCTAATGAAGAGTGCAGGGCATTGACCAAGAGCAAAATGGACTGCTTCAGGAAATAAGACCCAGCAGGCTCTTCAGTTCCTATCTGTCTATACCAAAGATCTCTTGGATAAATGAGCACAGCCATACTGACAGTATCAGGGGACAGCCCCAAGAAGCAGACGTTGCAAAAAGATCCAGACATCCAAGTGCCCAACTGACTGAATACAAACTCCAGTGAAATTCTGTTACTGGAAAATAAGAGGCTCCTCACTGGGAGGCAGAAGGACAGCTCACACCGGGGTCTGCCTGGCACACAGGGAGCTGCCACTCaccctgcatccagctctgggatcTCCACTTGAAGATGACAATTAAAAATTGGAACAGGCTCTGATTAGGCACAAAGGGGCATGTGGAAAGAGGAGCCTATGAGACACTCACGCAGCTCAATCTGTTCATCCTCAAATAGAAGACAACGTATAGAAATGCTACGTGAGGATACAGAGCCCCTCCACCCAGCGACAACACACAGACGTTGATGCTGagcttatatttttaatacaggaaGTAAACAACAGGTTTTATTCCTTAACAAAGTTGTGTGAGATATTATATCCAGCAGCAtaaaaattcatagaatcccagcctggtttgggttggaagggacctcaaagctcatccagttccaaccccctgccacgggcagggacaccttccactagagtaggTTTCCCCCCAGAAACTCCTCCAGGATACATAGGAATTAATTTGAGACAGTAGAAGGCCAATGGTCACAGGGATCAACCTAAAATGTCCCAATTTGAGGTGTGCCACATACTGAccttataaatatttcttgagGCAGTGAAGGAAACCTGCCTTGAGCAAACCTGCCCCACGAAGGTTTCCCATTACTGAGCTTTAGATCAGCTGCCAAGGTTAAGTTACattctatttcagaaaactCTGCACTGTGCTCATACTGCGGAGGGAAAATAACTGTCAAATGCTTAATCTGCTACTGCCTTCCACTTGGTTTTGGTTCAAAACCTTGCAAAGGGCTGCCCTCAGTTCTGCTGTGCTATCAGTAAGAAACAAACCAATGTCCCCTGAAAATGTGCCTCCCTCTGCCTTTGCCTGCAAGCAACAAAGAGTGAGGGAGTCACAGCCACCGTCCAGCCTTAAACCCCTCTCTGTTACTTACTCCATCTCATAGACAGTGACCGGTAACGTCTGTTCCATCAGAGAGAACTTTTTGGTTTTCACAGGTTTAATAATAGGCTCTGGAAACAAGACAAAGAACAATAAAGCAGTTACCAGAGCCCCTGAACCCAGCTGGCTCAGAAACAGCCGGAGGGAACAGGGACCTTTACAAAGACACCGTTTTCAAGCTGACAGAATGCTCTTCGTTTTATATAAAAGCAGTTGTACTAGATGATCATTGCAGGACCTTTCCAACTGAACTGTTCTATTATAGAAGGAACAAATGAGATGACTTAAACACGTTAtcatttcttcttaaagatCTTTCCAGTATCTGCTGAGTATCTGCTCTTCAAAACATTGTTTGTTTGGCATTTGTAATAATCCCAAATGCCAAAACCTGCATGCAAGATTCTATGTGCTTCTGGGGTTAAAGCAAATTTGAAAGGGGCATTAAAACCAATGGTGAGAACCGAAGGGAatattatttcctcttttccaaggATCCATTAAGAGTCTTCTCGTCCCTCCATACCCAACTTGCTGCTTCCTCACCACTTACCAGTGAGAGGCTGCGTGTCCTCCTCTTGTACAATGGTCTCTACTTCGGGCCCATAGACCTCTTCAGCGGTGGGGTAGTACTTCTTATCCTCATGCAGCACCACATCCATCCCAGGGTGGTCCTCGTCATGGTCCCCCATATCATCATCATCGTCATCATCCTCGAGCTGCAACCAATGCTCACATttagctgctgccagcaccaaagtgctttacaaacaCCCACCACCCCAGAAGGTACAGGCTTGGTGTTGTACGGTGAAAGAAAGCCACAACCCAGGCAGGGAACCACCgctgcagccctggcacctCACAGCCATGGGCAGAGCAGCTTGCAGAGGTGCCTCCGTAAGTGACACATCCCCTCCTAGTGAAAATTAAAAGTGCCTTGAAAATCAACAGCCAGAGGATCACAGAGAAACCTGCACAGGCAGCGACTCCTGCCCCTCACTCGCACACTCATGCACAGCACAACCCCAACCACACAGACACCACTTCTGGATGAACTGGAAACTAAAAGTGGCTCCCTGGGTCCTCTGGTGCTTTCCTcaaggcagcacagcagcctctgctgtCCTCCCTGCCCTTGTCGTTCTCCTGTGGTGCCTGTGGAGTTTGCTCTGCCTTCAGCACTGCGGAATCCAGCTCCTCGCAATACTGCAGCACTGGCACATGTTACTAAAGGCCTGAAGACCCCACTGAAGGGATGCAGAACCTCCAAAAGCCAAAtagagctggagctgcagaagctCCCAGTTCTGCCTCCCAGGAACTTTGTCTCTTCCATTATCACAAGAACAGGAGGGCAGCTTTTCCCGACTCctttaaaaaccaaatccaCTCTCAGAATCACGGAATactttggcttggaagggaccttcaaagcttACCTCGTCCAACTCCCCTGCGCtcagcagggacatcttcaactggATCACTCTGGATCCTCAGGAGCCAAACTCCAGCCCTGCCCAAAGCCTCAGGGCAGGACCAGGGCCCAGCACGCAAAAGGAGCTTATGAAGACCGCGGTGCTCGGCCCCTGCTCCCGCGGGGGCCCGGGGCAGGCCCTCCGGTGGgccgctgccccccgccccATGCCCCCCGCTCACCTCATCCAGGTCTTTAGACTCTCTGCCCAACTCATCGTCGTCATCGTCCGAGTCCAGCTCCGGCCCGATGTAGTTCCCGAACTCGTCGTACAGGTCGGTGTCCATGCTGGGGACAGCGGGAGGGGGTCACACAGGGCGCGCTCCCCGCCCGGGCCCCCcgcagcaccagcactgcccgCCCCGGGCCTGCAGCGCCCCGCgggccccggcccgccccgcgccccccgcctTCCCCCGGCACCCCCGGTCCCAGCCCCGCGCTCACCCGCCGCGCTGCCCTCGCCTCCGGCGCCGCCGACACCGCTGCGGAAGGCCCCCGTGCTGCCGGCGCCGCCTGTCACCAAAGAGCGCTCCGTGTCGGCCGCCAGCGCCGCGCCCGTGGGGGACAGGACGAAGCCGGGTCCGGTCTCGGGGGGATGCCGGTGGCCGTGGGCCGGGGCGGCGAGGCCGGTTCTGTCAGGCGCGGCCGGGGCAGCCCCGCGGGGGCCTCGCCTGCGCTGCCCTGTCGCTATGGCGACGGAAGTGGAGCCCGCGCGCGCGGCTGGAGCTCGGCTGGGGGCGGCGGGACTATCGCGATAGAGCGAAGGTTCCCAGTGCCGGCAGCCTGGCGGGACTATCGTGATAGAGCGAAGGTTCCCAGTGCCGGCAGCCTGGGAGGGATGTCGCGATAGAGCGAAGGTTCCCAGTGCCGGCAGCCTGGCGGGACTATTGCGATAGAGTGAAGGTTCCCAATGCCGGCAGCCTGGGAGGGCTGTCGCGATAGAGCGAAGGTTCCCAGTGCTGGCAGCCTGGCGGGACTATTGTGATAGAGTGAAGGTTCCCAGTGCCGGCAGCCTAGGAGGGCTGTCGCGATAGAGTGAAGGTTCCCTGTGCCGGCAGTGCACGTGGCTTGGCAGGGCTGTAGCAATAGGTCGAAGGTTCCTAGAGCCGGGGGTGCGCAGGGCCTGGCAGGACTATTACAATAGAGTGAGTGGCTCGGGGGACTGGAGGTGTGTCAGAGCCTTGCAGGGCTACCGCAATAGGAGTGGCATCCCCACGGCAAGACTGTCACGATAAGAGTGGGGTTGTCACGACAGGAACGCACCCTGTGTCACCCCTGTCCCCTCAGGTCGCTGAGCTCCATCCCGGATGGATGCGGACGGGGCCGTGGACCCGCGGGCGCTGGAGCGGGAGCTGCGGGCGGCGGTGGCGGAGGACGAGCGTCGGGACAGGGAGAACGAGGCCAAGCTGCGTGCCATGCGCCAGCGCGTCCCCTCCTACGAGCAGTTCAGGTCCGACGGGGACACCCGGGGCTGGGCGGTGGGTTCGGGTGGTTCCCACCCCAAAGGGCTCCATCAGCGCCGGGCACTCCTGCCGTGGTGCCGACCCATCCGCAGGGGTGAGTTCTGGAGCTCCGAGACCTCTTGAGAGAGAAGGTCACTGTGCTTGTGCTGGTACCATGGGGCGCCCCAACCCGGGCGCAGGACTGTGTGCTTGGCCTTCTGGAGTCATGGAATCAGCCAGattggagaagacctttaagatcatccagtccaaccattccccagcactgccaaggccacctctaacccatggcactgagggcctcggctacacggtgtgtgaacacttgcagggacagtggctccagcactgccctgggcagcctgttccaatgcctgagcgCCCTTCCTCCAGTCCACGTTCACAAAGGCCCActcctccagcctgtccaggtccctctaGATCATATGGTCCAAACTGAGGAATTGCCTCAGAGGAGAAGCTTTGAAGCCTCAGAGTATTTGCTCTTGCTAAGcatcccttccccttcttgTTGCCTGCAGGAACATTGTGCTGGCATCACACCTCAAGCCCCTAGAGAAGAAGGACAAGATGGGTCAGAGGAGGAACGTGCTGTGGAATCCTTGTGCAGCCCATGCCAAGGTGCCACAAGCCAGCGATGTGGAAATACCCCAGGTGAGAGAGGTGCTCTTCAGGATGTTATCCACATCTAAAAATtcctccaaaatatttttgggtATTGTCGTAAAATACAAGAGTTATTCAGCAATACCTCTACACGTGAGCAAGCCCTCAAAGTCCCCAGGAACACTGGTGGTTAGATAACCACAGGGTTCAGCCTTGGCGCCTACTTTGTGTCTGAGAAGAGCTCACACCAGCtgcttcaggaacctgcttCAACCCTGTGGGAACCCAAGACCAGCTGCACAGCGTCGGCCCAGAGCTCCCAGTGCCCTGCCTCTGGTGGTGGCCAGGAACAGATTCTTGGGGAAGAGTGCCCTCCCTTGACTGCACTCTTCCAGCTGGCTGCAGTTTAGAGACCGAGAGCCAGGGTTGTGCATCTGGAGCATCAAGTTTAATAGCTACAGACCGTGAACGTAGCCAGCTCTTCCTCACCCCGTGGTTTAATTGTGCATGATATGGACAAAGTGTTCTTTTGTTCCAAACCTGCTGCCTGATGAGTGCACTGGATGCTCCTTAGTTCTTCAGTTGTGTGAAACGGTGGCTGAATATTTTCTATCTGGGTCATTTGTGATTGGAATCACATTTATCCTGCCCCCTCCGTTGGACTCTGCCCACACTGGAATGTCCTGGTCACTGGATGTGTAGACAGGGGTGATTCCTATGGATGTTTTGCATGGAGACAGGCGTcgaaagttggggctgttcagcctggagaagagaagctgcctggtgacctcatagcagcttccagtatctgaagggggctacaaggatgctggagagggactcttcatcagggactggagtgacaggacaaggggtgatgggttcaatCTGAATCAGAGGAAGTTCAGGGCAGATctaaggcagcagctcttccctgtgagggtgctgaggcgctggcacagggtgctcagagaagctgtggctgccccatccctggcagtgttcaaggccaggttggacacaggggcttggagcaacctgctctagtggaaggtgtccctgcccgtggcagggggttgggactggataatcttaaggacctttccaatgcaaaccattctgtgattttttttgacACTGAACCTAATTTGCCTGTTTAATATGAGATGTTTTTGCAACTCTTCTAGgcagctttgtgttttcttgggCTGATCAATGATCTCCCCAGAGCAAATTCTGTTCCTAATCCCATTAGCGCCTGGGCTCTGATCTCCAGGGCTTCTCCGGTTTGTGTTTAGACACAGCCTGACGTTGCCGGGCCTTGTTCTTGCCCTCTGGATGAAAGCCTAAACATTTTAATCCTCCTTCAGTCTGTGTGTTAGTTGCAGAAGTCGGTGGTGATGAGTTCAGCAGTTCAATTACATGTTGTATAAAACAGGATTTCCTTTTATCTGGGAATGCCACATTGAGCTTGGCTCTCTTTTAGTGCAAGCTCTCTGCCAGAAACCCCTATGAATGCAGTATGTTATGAGATGGTGTGTGAGAGCCATCTGCATATTTTCTGGGGTTTACATCTCATCTCTTGCATCTCTTTACTCCTCTGATTTGCCTCACAGTGCTCAAGATGGAGCAGAGGTTTCCACTGTACTCCCCTCATCTCCAGGAGATCCCTTCCCGAGCAGCAGTGGTGGATCCACACTGGGCAGCGTATCTGGTTCTGGTTAGGGCTGGGGTTACTCCACTATTGATCTATTCATCCACACCACATTTCATGTCTCATCcattcttcctttattttccctgcGGGCTTGAGGAACCTGGTAGTTTCCTAGTCTTTCTGTTTTGCCACCCCACAAGCTTTATGCAGCCCTTTCTGCTATGAACTTGTATTAAAAACATCTCAGCCCTCCACAGGTTGATCGGGGCCGGGGGGGAGGATACAAATCATCAGTGGGAACAAAATAGAAGGAACTGCAGaactattttctctttcaggaacTGGATCAGCTGCCTGGAACCTCTGCTGAATTTTACAGAGATTGGCGCAGAtgcttaaaaagcagaaaactaaaATACCAGTTTTTGCTGGAACTCGGAGGGGAAGCCTTGGGCAGAATCTTTCAGGCTGACTTGGGCTATGGCCTCCTGGGTGAATTCCTTACGGTGCTGGCAGAGAATGTCTGTCATGAAGACAGAGATGCCATCCTTCAGATCTTACAGAGCCTTTCGGG
The Strigops habroptila isolate Jane chromosome 19, bStrHab1.2.pri, whole genome shotgun sequence DNA segment above includes these coding regions:
- the CCDC103 gene encoding coiled-coil domain-containing protein 103, with the translated sequence MDADGAVDPRALERELRAAVAEDERRDRENEAKLRAMRQRVPSYEQFRNIVLASHLKPLEKKDKMGQRRNVLWNPCAAHAKVPQASDVEIPQELDQLPGTSAEFYRDWRRCLKSRKLKYQFLLELGGEALGRIFQADLGYGLLGEFLTVLAENVCHEDRDAILQILQSLSGTKRFGLNLDLLSEPEKESSRDLFRKLWSMSREYWTAGHPSSAAGCEAEGEAHLMDASLQNKTEEERRVLELMKCYQIN